TATAACAGTTGTCAGTAGAGTAGAATTTATAATTCGGCCAAATGTGGAACAATATGCGGTAAAGggttattgtttgccacaaactcgtttgtggcagcggcggaaaagtgaaactatgacaaagacaaacaataacattttgctctctgtcactcttattataatttgtatgtgaccatctcgttcggtagtggtattattatttggctgtctagtctatagtatcctttgtttaagttGCCGCTCCATTGTAGGGGAAACGTCAGaggctgcacgtattaactctagagtttatatagtatttggtatgaacaatgaatagaatagaatagaaaatatttatttggcatagAGATACATAACGAAAACAACAAGTAATAATAACTATAAGGGTGCGCGCCCAtaggcgacaaagttgctcggcgacttacgtatttgtatgaaaagttgcgtcgcttcgtgagcgcactttcatactagcccatggtcgcgacaaaaaagtcgcttcgaaaagtcgcccgtgggcgcacccTCTAACACCGAATAAGATGCCACTCAGCGAATACCGTGTCTGATAGACGCggcactggttttcagggcacccagaAAATTAACTAACAATGAAAACACATCCCTTTCTTTTGGGACTTTTGGCCCTTTAGGGTGCAAGTAAGTACCAttatacaatattatatacagcttggcaaaaaagagtagaaattaaaatgtGGCAACATCGTTCGTGTCGTTCTTTTCAAATCTGTGTTAAGCGCTTCGATATGCAGAAATAATCCACGCTCGCGTTCGCGGCATCGCGCCGCGATACGAGCGCGATTGTGGAGGGCACTTtggaaaacgggacgacaccccgatgttgccactttttaatttctactcttttttgccaggcaaactagagtctggctaatgaaagttgatcccagtatttttttaactgCACCTCTGGATGTCATATCATCCAAAATATCATCGATTGTCATCTATCAGTGTGACTGTCACTCAACAGCGTaatctataaataaaataataatgaataaaaagTCGTAAAATAAGTGCTGCCaataaagtacaaataaaaattggttgtctgtaaagtcggtttacggacggtagtttaacgtgataacgtcaaacattacagtagtatagacaggggcggtcagagtatagcaaaaggggcccgattctgggacttttttcacgtttttttatttatttatttattaaaaatacacaaaagttaacagtatttcaccaaagcacttatgtggtaatataattatgtacatgttaaattgacataaataaaagcaaacacacttaaaagttaaactatggttattacattaatcacctaaggagtgtagagtctatgaaccttaagagttttctgtaaaacacaccaacactatcagcaaatatgtcaatatcgtctgtctccaacatgatgcggttaagagcagctcgggctcgagcggtgcgccggccgccgcgaacaggcgccgccgccgccgcgccggcaccgcgcccggcatgccaaccaccacattcgctcttggcacttgcagccccattctctagCACGGAgccacggatgcgtcatctactctatggtgaaacaattggcggtaatgcataatatgcagcagtttccgtctggtttctagagtttgaagaccaaccattcctgttacgaatagagatggatacatatatgggtaatatccgtacagtcgtttgtaaatgtgcctacagaacttcctctgcactctttctagtgaTTTGCCAATAACTTTTGGGAATACTGGTGTGAGTAGATAGATAAAAAACCTTTAACACAATTATCAGAAGTGAATCCTTACAATCTTTCCTCAAAGCTCTTCGCTCCATCCATTTACCGCAAGTTGTTCTatgccatagatttatatatattaagctagattgagttgttaagccaaaaacttttactagtctgacaagaacgcctttctgcaccggtgataaagttcaatttagtatggcattgtaccatgtttagcggcccaaatgtcattgtcagtGAGTTCCAAAGACAGGGGACAgaggaatcacattttttgccatactaaattgaaccttattactgagacaaaaaggtgaccgttttcgctattctgaactatcgaaaacggtccacatgagagggcattgtttgggctggtgtccctctcgcacgtgtggccagtgttaatgagccataatagtagtatttatatatatatatatatatatatatatatatatatatatatatatatatattacctgactttataacttcttatattattttagtgttatattcaaactagggtttcgatatatttcaaagaattggaaaataattacaatgtaattattttgatgccaataaatcaaagatttgtataattaaaaacgacgttcactgaataatgttgacattgtcagtaagtgcgagagggacaccagcccaaacaatgacctctcatgtggacacactttttgacctaactacacaatctagtttaataattctaaatctatgatgagttcagacgggatatgttctgtaaaaagtcgtataaattaaaataattaattttgcaaagctgagtttagacatgcaagttattgctgcaagttttgagacagaagtatatgctagaaagagatgcagatatttgccactcactcttacctatagttgcgtctcaaaacttgcagcaataattTGCTGGTCCAAACTCAgcttaacgagaacaacacacgggcgcgccatctgtcccagctgtggtgctttactcaggccacacgctataaccataccgagcgcatcgatcagccgcttagttccaacgcgcgccaatagatggcgctaaagctatattgcgaaacgggacaatgacgtcatctttttcgtgcatgctgcccgtagtaacgagttattagacgttatcacgtcaaaaaaaattggttgtctgtaaagtcggtttacggacggtagtttaacgtgataacgtcaaacattacagtagtatagacagtatagcaaaaggggcccgattctggggcttttttcacgttttttgttcttatttgagagaaagcattaaaataagcatcttttataaattaaagtttttttaaaaacctactaatttaggagttagagtggtgcaaagttgcaaaattttcccgtagcattactaaggcgccagagacagaaagcgatatcgacggagccccgcttaggcggggctcctattctgtgcagtttggccttcggccgtttgaagatacctaacgaacctaacctatacctatataaaagtcgtcattttgtatcctagaccgtttgcgagagacgcgttaattttattaaagtgctagtgccatttactaatcttagaaccctaatatctcagtaaatattaatggaaaagaaaaaaattatataacaaaacatccttatttaaacgtgttctatatgatttatcaataattaacataggttatattggtaaaaaaaaatcatcgtaaattttctgtctctggcgccttagtaaatactatgggaaaattcgcaacttcgtactgctctaactcctaaataagtaggtttttcaaacaacttcattctataaaagatgcttattttaatgcaatctttcatgtttttaaattacaaacgacaaagaaagagacaaaaagtaagagcctatgtcactcgcgatcatcccttcaactctctccacttaaaaaatcacgtcaatcgtcgctccgttttgccgtgaaagacggacaaataaacagacacacacactatcccatttataattatggATGTCGACTGTGTTACAGACGTTACAGTCTGTCAAACTATGTAGTTTGTCAACAAAAAAGGCGTAATAATCAAATTTAAGCGATGTGTCGCGTCAACATTTTTTGATTTGTGCCACAATGAAGAGGCACACTcaacactcaaaggttatgacgtatcttcttagtagttgtggttatgacagatggcgtaTTACTAATAGGGTggcctattagtccatacgtgagagcgagaagatgatatgttttctctctctcacacatatgaatgacagtgacatgcctagacacttgcacaggcgccgcctggcgggataaaatgtcagtgtgcttCCTCATTAAGACGCtatacgggagcgaaaatgctaaaaaaggagtccccctttcaatttgagaatttcagttaaatatactagtgctattaactagatttatcgaaaaaaaatgtccattaagaacaacttagttaaaagatattgcgaaaaatctttaaaatcgaggttccgctctcgactgtttcctccttcaaaacttatttaaacggaacgaaatttgagaatctgaataacaatgaaataatctgtgacggaccgtttagatttttttcccctcactagctcggaaacacgtgttttgtcctttaataccagcgggtaaaaacgcattttatccactagtggataaagtaatttgaccttgaatagaggcatattttctgctttaaaattgataaaagtgggttaatctagtgatgaagatgttttaccatctgtggaactactggaagcagtgataaacgcgttttttgcgttgtacttttcctagctatagtgaggggaaaagttttgtgttacacacgagtgcaaatgtattttacttctcgtgtgttggaAAACTCGccagctcaggattctattctcgaaccactcgctttcgctcgtggttcaactatagaatcctttcgcttgctcgtttttcaattccacactcggcgttaaaatacaactttgcactcttgtataacaaataactattggctaattgttaccgatcttgagtatcacacctttttttgagccatattgaaaaaggccgtttttagaaatttttgattggctctagcgtcttttaaaataaaaatagcaagaaaatcaaaacggtctgacacagataaaaataataacaatctgtgttgaataaaacattgctctatcttcaaaaaccagggaggaaatagtcgagagcgtttgtatggagaatttaccTGTATCGTATCGCTCACGGAAATGGCTTGACCGACTATAGATACCTATACTCTTTGTCAAAGAATTCGGATACTGGCAGTGACACCAGCAAAAATGAAGACAAAAGAAGAAAAGGGAAAATAGAATGTGAAAAATTTTATTGTCATGATTGTCACAATTTTATTACGGTGCACTACCTACAATCACAGTGTTCTTTACAATCGACATCAAAAACATCAAGACCGTGGAGATGTAAGTAGTTACAAATATTATTTCTTCAGTAGACATTATACGAACAGCAATATTTGTCCAAAATAAGATACTAGCAACTACTTCTTTGGCACAATGCATTTGATACCGATTGCATCGTATATACTTAAAACTagtcttaaaataaaaatatcacctCTAAGTATTAAGTCCAAGCCCGTATAACGAGAGTAACATAACAATACAACAATGCGATAGTTTATTGACTTGTGTACGATGGCATTGAAACTAAACGGTTCGCCATTATATCATCAACGAGAGTCAATCGTAACAGCAAGCGCTTGCTGGATGACCAGTTGCTGGGCACTGATCAAATTCTTCAGCTCACGAACTTCCTGCGTCAGCTGGCGAACATTCTCGGAAGTTTCATCAAGCTTCACTTGTAGACTTCCCAAACCGGTATATCCTGACGAATACCCGTATTCTCGGTAACTGGAATCATTGTTATTCTCATACCTTTTAAAACACGAATATGCTCCAGTAGTCGATCCATTTGAAGATATCGTGTGCCCATATTGTTTTCTCATTTTTGCTATGTCGTACGCTGCCATCATTATATCTCTCGGCAACCGTTTCTCGCTGGGATTTAATGGCTTTACACTTAGTACAACTCTATAAGCCTGTGGCGATACGAGAGCTGACGCGTGGAGTATTTTTAACAGACACTTCGGCATATAACCGTTGAACAAGGCCAATTCCATGTAAGATATTAGTTTTGTTTGCCGGACGAGCTTCGAGAGCCCCGCTGTCTTCCTTAAACCTTGAATATCATGTACCGCTATACCCACCAATAGGTTCATGAGTACGACGGTGACGAACAGGAGAAATAGCACATATGTTATTTGTGCCGAGAATTCTAAAAACAAGGGAGGGTCATTCCCATCCGGCTCGTTTAGCAATAAATCTAAATTAAGCTCTCCAATCATCATCGTCAAAACGGTAATAAAACCCATGAATGGGTTAGCGAAAGAAGATGAGTCTGGGAAAATGACACAAAAGCTTATGGTAAATCCGACAAGAATGCATGAGTAGGCCATTAGTAATTTTGCAAATTCTTTTTGAACTTTTTGGTACATTGCCACGTAAGTACCAAAAACTGGCAGCTGtccaatcatcatcatcaagtttGTCCATCCGGCGAGCACCGCAAAGGCACCAATGTGGTTTTGCCATGTGTACGTTATGTTTGTATATATATACGATATGAGAAATACGCTTATGATCACAAACCACTCTATTATATTCTCCGATTGCATCAGATATTGCTTGACAGTGGAGTAACCGGCTATGCCATaaacttttctaaaaatttCGAATATTGTAATCCCGGCTAACACCCACCATTGCATTTCAATTACGAAGGGATTTTTTCTCAAAAGATCTCCGAGAATAGATTGCTTCTGGCACAATTCCTGTTCTTGTATAGTTTCCTCCATGTCTTTGCTACCATTGTAACAGTTATGCGCAAGCGCTGTTAGGACGTACAATGTTAAACATAGAACGAAAATGAAACTGAGAAATAATCTAGCTATGTAGTATTTGCGAATTTTTTCCCATTTGATGTATAGGAAAGCTGAACATAACGGATGTAGCAATACCTCCTTCTGTCCTTCGTCTACAAACGTATTAAGATAACTGATTTCCCGTGGGTAGCAATGTTGTAAGATGCTACGAAAATCAAGTTCAAGCTCCACTTCTCTATTGGTAGTCTGAGAATGGTGTAGAGTGATAGCGCAATCTAGCTTCCGCGTGATCATAGCTAGTGACGCTGGGGTCTTGCGGGCTATTACGTTGAGAGCAGAGTTTCCTTTTTTAGACCTCGTGGTGACGTCAGCGCCGTGATAAATGAGCGTCTCGACACAAGCTGAGAGACCGTCGAGTGCCGCGAGGTGCAGCGGCGTAAATCCATACTCGTCCTTCTTGTTGACGTTTGCACCCCAACTAATCAAGGTTTCAATGATATCACAAGCCGAATCACATTTTCCGATAGCGGCATGGAGTGGTGTCCGGTTATCGAAATCATTAGCATTTGGATCAGCTTTCCCTTGTCTCAGAAGTGATTCAACACATTCCAAACTAGCTGCTCGAGCCGCGAGGTGTAAAGCCGTGAAGCCTCTGTGATTTTTCAAACTAGCGTCGGCTCCTTTAGAGAGTAAGAGATCCACGCATTCTACGAATCCGCCGTCAGCTGCTAGATGTAACGCTGTTGACTCCCTGTCTCCAACTCTCGTCCTAACTTTTGGATCTGCTCCGGGTGTATCCAGTAAAATTGCAAGACATTGAAGCATTCCCAGATCAGCGGCAAGATGAATGGCGTTCGTACCGCCGGGCTCAATAAGATTTACGTCAACGCCGtgtgaaataaacagtttaagaCATTCCACTGAATTAGCTCGAACTGCACAATGAAGTAAACCACCTTCACAATTCACGTACTTGACCGCGGAATGGACTGAGGCACCTCGACTGATTAGTAAATTAGCCACTTGCACTGAATCTCCAAACGCCGCACAGTGGAGTGGCGCAAAGCATCGTGGCATATAATTAGGGTCCACGCCACGGGAAAGCAAAAAGTTTGCACATTCCGTGGATCCGCTGAATGCTGCTACATGCAGCGGTGATAAGCCGAGCGCGTCGCAATATATTGGGTCCGCGCCCGCTTCCACAAGTATTGGTAAAAGTT
This genomic window from Leguminivora glycinivorella isolate SPB_JAAS2020 chromosome 1, LegGlyc_1.1, whole genome shotgun sequence contains:
- the LOC125232770 gene encoding transient receptor potential channel pyrexia; this translates as MPTSRRLLPPRWLRGRRSPRPDDDDAARIGTWSPRPNMDRPRLSRVLSSPPLQNQPQDEETLERAFPSMGHLEYVSYGSSPPAESAPNMYDSFEEPPLDLTAHICAESIRQSAHEQMRAVGGRLRLLDELESGVITVETAIDTFTSSTEAEKNVCLFWTAFLKLSQLLPILVEAGADPIYCDALGLSPLHVAAFSGSTECANFLLSRGVDPNYMPRCFAPLHCAAFGDSVQVANLLISRGASVHSAVKYVNCEGGLLHCAVRANSVECLKLFISHGVDVNLIEPGGTNAIHLAADLGMLQCLAILLDTPGADPKVRTRVGDRESTALHLAADGGFVECVDLLLSKGADASLKNHRGFTALHLAARAASLECVESLLRQGKADPNANDFDNRTPLHAAIGKCDSACDIIETLISWGANVNKKDEYGFTPLHLAALDGLSACVETLIYHGADVTTRSKKGNSALNVIARKTPASLAMITRKLDCAITLHHSQTTNREVELELDFRSILQHCYPREISYLNTFVDEGQKEVLLHPLCSAFLYIKWEKIRKYYIARLFLSFIFVLCLTLYVLTALAHNCYNGSKDMEETIQEQELCQKQSILGDLLRKNPFVIEMQWWVLAGITIFEIFRKVYGIAGYSTVKQYLMQSENIIEWFVIISVFLISYIYTNITYTWQNHIGAFAVLAGWTNLMMMIGQLPVFGTYVAMYQKVQKEFAKLLMAYSCILVGFTISFCVIFPDSSSFANPFMGFITVLTMMIGELNLDLLLNEPDGNDPPLFLEFSAQITYVLFLLFVTVVLMNLLVGIAVHDIQGLRKTAGLSKLVRQTKLISYMELALFNGYMPKCLLKILHASALVSPQAYRVVLSVKPLNPSEKRLPRDIMMAAYDIAKMRKQYGHTISSNGSTTGAYSCFKRYENNNDSSYREYGYSSGYTGLGSLQVKLDETSENVRQLTQEVRELKNLISAQQLVIQQALAVTIDSR